A region of the Streptococcus oralis Uo5 genome:
AGATTAGACATAAGCATTACCTACACTTTCTCCGATAGGTTGAGGTGCATAGGCCAGTCCCTGTGATTTATGGTAGGCGCAGGAGTATTTTGAGAATTTTTGCTCTACTAGCCCATACTTATCAAGGATATCCTGTAGCCATTGTGGTTTGTCACCAGGCGCTTTGATTTCCATGATGACCAGTTCGTCTTCTAAGAGAGGCAGACCTTTTTTGTCAGCGAATAGGCAGACCTGTTTATCACGATAGGTCAGATTTTGGTCAAGAGTGACACGAATTTTCTGGTAGGGGGATCCTGGGATTTTCTTTTTTTCTTTTAGTGAAAAACGGTCATAAGAGATATAGATACGCGGTTTGAGATCTTCACTGTAGCGTTGGCGTAGCTTTTGAACCTCTGCTACCAGAAAGCTATCTTTGATCAGGTCTTCTCCCCAACCCTTGGTGATGAGTTGGGTGATGGTATCTGACTGGGCCAGGACGCGGTGCTTGTGACCGACACCGGCATCATCTTTTGACTTGATTTCTAGAAAGACGGGGCTGTTAGCGCTTGGTTGCGCGAGATAGGTTCGCATACGGATTTTTTCCTTCTTATGCTGATCCTGCAGAGAGTCTTGGATGAGCTGAAAATCTTCTGTATCAAAGTAGATATTGGAAATAGTCGAAGTCGGATAGTCGTCCTCGACGAGGTAGTCTTTCAAATCTTCTATTAAATCGTGTAGGTCTGTTTTAGAGACCAGGTACTTGGTTTCGATCCGTTCAAAGCTTGTTTCTAGGGGTTTCATAAGCAATTTCTCCTTTAGATAAATCATAGATTAAACAAGGTAAACTTGCTTGGAACAAGTCTAGAGGACATTTCTAAAAGTTTTATTAAGCGAAACTTAACTGAAACTGAATTTAAGGAAACTTTCAGAAAAGTTTTAGTTTTGTTTCAGGAATCTTCTGTAGACTGTCTAGCTATATCATACGAAGGAGAGGAAAAAGCTATGAAATCAAAAAAATGGACCCTACTCGCAACGAGTTTAACGGCAATGGTGCTGATGGCAGCATGTGCCCAGTCAACAACTACATCCAATACCAATGCAACGACAAATAGTGCCACAACAACTGCAACAAAGACAAACCAATCTTCCTATTTTACAGAGAAGGACTATGATACTTCTTATGATGAAAGCACAGCTTCTAAAATTGAGCTATCTGGCTCATCTGCAAACGTCTCTGGAGATGGAGTGACAGTCGTCTCTGAATCAACAGTGACCATCACAAAATCTGGAACCTATGTGATTTCAGGTCAGTCTGACGGAGTGCAAATCAAGGTCGAGGTAGATAAGTCTGCAGATGTTCATCTAGTCCTAAAAGGAGCGACCATGACCAATACCAATGCAGCGATATCTGCGACATCAGCTGGCCATGTCTACTTGACTTTAGCAGAGGGAACCACCAACAGTCTCTCTGACTCAAGCTCTAACAGCGACGAAAAAGCAAACGCAGCTCTCTTTTCTAAGGTGGATTTGACCATCAACGGGAAAGGAACTCTCAATGTAGATGGCAAGAAAAACAATGGTATCAAGGCTAACGACACCCTCCACATCACGGGTGGAACCTATAACATCACAGCAGTTGGCGATGCCTTTAATGTCAATGATGAACTCAACATCACTGGTACGACCATGACTATCGATGCCCAGGAAGATGGCGTAAAGGTGGACAATGACGAGGATACTTCAGTCGGAACCATGTACCTATCCAACAACAACATCACCGTCACAGCAGGAGATGATGGAATTCACGCTTCTGGTAACCTAGTGATTGATAGCGGTACCTATACCGTCAAGAATTCAACAGAAGGGATAGAAGGAAAATCCATCACCATAAACGACGGCGATATAAATGTCTATGCGACAGATGATGGTGTCAATGCGGCTAACAAAAATGCTCAACAAAGTGAGATTTTCTTTGCCATGAACGGTGGGAACCTGACAGTAGAAGTTGGTCAAGGGGATACAGACCCAATCGACTCAAACGGGGATATCACGGTTACAGGTGGAACCATTAAAATGATTGGTCAAACAGGTTTTGACTTTGATGGAACAGCGACCTACACAGGCGGGGATATCTATCTCAACGGCGAAAAACAAACGGAAATCGTCAACTCTATGCCTGGAGGCGGTGGACCAAATGAAGGCCCTCAAGGAAATGGTGGTCCTGGCGGTCCAGCCCCTGGCGGACGAGGATAAAAAA
Encoded here:
- a CDS encoding carbohydrate-binding domain-containing protein — its product is MKSKKWTLLATSLTAMVLMAACAQSTTTSNTNATTNSATTTATKTNQSSYFTEKDYDTSYDESTASKIELSGSSANVSGDGVTVVSESTVTITKSGTYVISGQSDGVQIKVEVDKSADVHLVLKGATMTNTNAAISATSAGHVYLTLAEGTTNSLSDSSSNSDEKANAALFSKVDLTINGKGTLNVDGKKNNGIKANDTLHITGGTYNITAVGDAFNVNDELNITGTTMTIDAQEDGVKVDNDEDTSVGTMYLSNNNITVTAGDDGIHASGNLVIDSGTYTVKNSTEGIEGKSITINDGDINVYATDDGVNAANKNAQQSEIFFAMNGGNLTVEVGQGDTDPIDSNGDITVTGGTIKMIGQTGFDFDGTATYTGGDIYLNGEKQTEIVNSMPGGGGPNEGPQGNGGPGGPAPGGRG
- a CDS encoding polyphosphate polymerase domain-containing protein, producing MKPLETSFERIETKYLVSKTDLHDLIEDLKDYLVEDDYPTSTISNIYFDTEDFQLIQDSLQDQHKKEKIRMRTYLAQPSANSPVFLEIKSKDDAGVGHKHRVLAQSDTITQLITKGWGEDLIKDSFLVAEVQKLRQRYSEDLKPRIYISYDRFSLKEKKKIPGSPYQKIRVTLDQNLTYRDKQVCLFADKKGLPLLEDELVIMEIKAPGDKPQWLQDILDKYGLVEQKFSKYSCAYHKSQGLAYAPQPIGESVGNAYV